The following DNA comes from bacterium.
ATGTGCCCCATCACGATCACCTCGGCGCGCGGCAGCGGATCGGTGAAGAAGCTGCCGGCAACGAAGTCGACGCGATCCTCGACCTCGTTGGCCGCGGCGTAGGCGCGAAAGACGGGCTCGACCTGCGGCAGGTCGAAGCCGATCGCGCGCAGGTGCGGATGGCGCAGCGCCAGCGTCACCGGCACCCCGCCCTGCGCGCAGCCGACGTCGGCGACCGTGCTCCAGCGCGCCCACGGCAGCCGCTCCGCCAGCGCCTGCGCCGACGGCAGGCTGACGCCCGTCATCGACTCGAGGAACAGCTGCAGCCGCGCGGGATCGGCATAGAGCGTCTCGAAGAACGACGTGCCGCCGGCGTCACGCGCCTCGTTCTGCGGCGCGCCGGTGCGCAGCGCCTCCTCGAGCCGTCCCCAGAAGGTCCACAAGCGGCGGTTCAGCATGGTGAAGAAGCCGCCGACGTAGCCGGGCTGGGTGCGGTCGAGATACGCGGCCGCGAGCGGCCCGTTGCGATACCGGTCGCCGTCGCGCTCGAGGACGCCGAGCGCCACCAGCGTGTCGAGGAAGTCGCGTACCGCGCGCGGATGCAGCCCGAGCGCGGCGCGCACGCCCTCGGCGTCGAGCGGCTCGCGCGCGAGCACCGTGAAGAGCTCGAGATCGACGGCGGCGAGAAACGTCTTCGACGCCATGAAGCCCTGGGCGAGCTGGAAGAGCGCGTCGGGAGGTGGTGTGGCCATGGGTCGCGGCTACCATGCCCGTCCCGAGCGGCGAAAGACCCCCCGAGGGGGCTTCCTCCAGCCGAGCAGCATGGCAGCATGCCGCGATTGGCACGCGAGGCCGAGCGGGATAGCGAGGAGGCGCGGGAGGTGAATCGTCGATGAGCTGCATCTTCTGTCGCATCGTGGCCGGGGAGATTCCAGGTGAGGTCGTCGCATCCGACGCGCGCAGCGTCGCGTTCCTCGACGTGCAGCCGCTCGCCGACGGTCACGTCCTCGTGGTGCCGCGCACGCACGTCGCGACGATCGAAGGCCTGACGCCCGACGACGCCGCCGGCGTGTTCGCGATGGTGCATCGCCTCGCGGGTCCGGTGCGCACCGCCGTCGGCGCCGCCGGCACGATCATCGGCATCAACGACGGTGCCGCCACCGGTCAGACCGTGCCGCACGTCCACGTC
Coding sequences within:
- a CDS encoding methyltransferase, whose product is MATPPPDALFQLAQGFMASKTFLAAVDLELFTVLAREPLDAEGVRAALGLHPRAVRDFLDTLVALGVLERDGDRYRNGPLAAAYLDRTQPGYVGGFFTMLNRRLWTFWGRLEEALRTGAPQNEARDAGGTSFFETLYADPARLQLFLESMTGVSLPSAQALAERLPWARWSTVADVGCAQGGVPVTLALRHPHLRAIGFDLPQVEPVFRAYAAANEVEDRVDFVAGSFFTDPLPRAEVIVMGHILHDWDLDEKRRLVRKAYDALPEGGALVVYDAMIDDERRANVGGLLISLTMLIETPGGFDYTHADGIGWLREAGFRDVHAEPLAGIDSMVVGLK
- a CDS encoding HIT family protein translates to MSCIFCRIVAGEIPGEVVASDARSVAFLDVQPLADGHVLVVPRTHVATIEGLTPDDAAGVFAMVHRLAGPVRTAVGAAGTIIGINDGAATGQTVPHVHVHIVPRWEGDGGGSIHTIFRHGPRRPIAEIATAVRKAANG